A stretch of the Ostrea edulis chromosome 9, xbOstEdul1.1, whole genome shotgun sequence genome encodes the following:
- the LOC125657836 gene encoding putative ankyrin repeat protein RF_0381: protein MGALFSTMNRGADTNECNEQYEAVESIRTDDFRWFKAIFSRNSRNVDSEILVSLISLIMQHGRVKFLKFLIEEEKCNVHVKENGSQDSLLHLCSISKTTNNTIECCKILLANKIDINVKNVWGRTPLIAALVAFRYNLAKVLIAQNADVNLCDSNGLSPVIICCSYGNIELLNLLVQNGANINQTNSSGKSALHYAIVGNHTDIIDFLLKRGCNINTVDKYGITPLHVALSKFNVQATRRLIMCGKSMENAAFSTPYVELCLKIVWSTGIRATISEQILEQALNSLICMKMVVRAYGFRLKPTVLEKLKRLESNNQNSGNLNSQEFKKLMSDLQKLISYVERVTLEKRQMNCPYSLQTICIHKCRELCLEGGTNVLFVCNRLDLPRYTADMLTMAL, encoded by the coding sequence ATGGGAGCCCTCTTCTCCACCATGAACCGTGGGGCAGACACAAACGAATGCAATGAACAATACGAGGCTGTGGAATCCATTCGTACTGATGATTTCCGATGGTTCAAGGCTATATTTAGCCGCAATAGTCGAAATGTAGACAGTGAAATTTTAGTCAGTTTGATCTCCCTCATCATGCAACATGGACGGGTGAAATTTCTGAAGTTTCTCATTGAAGAGGAGAAGtgtaatgtacatgttaaaGAAAACGGGAGCCAGGATTCCCTCTTACACTTGTGTTCGATTTCAAAGACAACAAACAATACAATTGAATGCTGCAAGATTTTACTGGCCAACAAAATTGACATCAACGTAAAAAATGTCTGGGGTAGAACGCCCCTTATTGCAGCTCTTGTGGCTTTTAGGTACAACTTGGCAAAAGTCCTGATTGCTCAGAATGCTGATGTCAACCTCTGCGACTCCAATGGGCTCTCTCCCGTGATAATTTGCTGCAGCTATGGGAACATTGAGCTGCTAAATTTGCTGGTCCAAAATGGTGCAAACATCAACCAAACAAATTCCTCAGGAAAGTCTGCTCTTCATTATGCTATTGTCGGGAATCATACTGATATCATTGACTTTCTCCTGAAAAGAGGCTGCAATATCAACACTGTGGACAAATACGGAATTACGCCTTTACATGTTGCCTTAAGCAAGTTTAATGTTCAGGCCACTCGGCGACTCATCATGTGTGGAAAATCGATGGAAAATGCAGCATTTTCCACACCCTATGTGGAATTATGTCTAAAAATTGTGTGGAGTACAGGAATCAGAGCCACAATCTCTGAACAAATTCTTGAACAGGCTTTGAACAGTTTGATCTGTATGAAGATGGTAGTGAGAGCATATGGCTTCAGGTTGAAGCCCACAGTATTGGAGAAACTCAAACGACTGGAATCAAATAACCAGAATTCAGGAAACCTAAATTCCCAGGAATTCAAAAAACTCATGTCAGATTTACAAAAACTCATCTCATATGTTGAAAGAGTCACCTTAGAAAAACGTCAAATGAACTGTCCTTACTCGCTACAGACAATATGCATTCACAAATGTCGAGAACTCTGTCTAGAAGGAGGCACGAACGTTCTCTTTGTGTGCAACAGGTTGGACCTTCCCCGCTACACGGCAGATATGCTTACAATGGCTCTATGA
- the LOC125657838 gene encoding uncharacterized protein LOC125657838, with protein sequence MEELKKPVKVELHVIPINIQNMTEGEDSVDGCMETRKKEMLSRNKSAISSACLSRRSFPSRRCFTAVERPKRSRKSCQACAYHDVKQIEQDMEGQQNVLLYGFHRSKSEMDVHSNVSSESFTTQFLRERSQVFLTHTPAEAPQGRKSALGHLPVSREEVSIAKTTVPKKGLIKLTALDNELKDPLLFERKGKEVSPMEAVREQQRRQQKYEKQRKMLIRRKDIMNQVNIGSLHLAEEKEKHDLEMQIENYTLGDLHRNINELTSTIKHPSAENVKRGWNSLTSNTKTMTSQPRGLALPAINTINLF encoded by the exons ATGGAGGAGTTGAAGAAACCTGTTAAAGTGGAATTACATGTGATtcctataaatatacaaaatatgaccGAGGGCGAGGACTCTGTGGACGGCTGTATGGAAACTCGGAAAAAGGAAATGCTCTCCAGAAACAAGAGTGCCATAAGTTCCGCATGTCTGAGCCGCAGATCTTTCCCCAGCAGGCGTTGTTTCACGGCTGTTGAGAGACCCAAGCGATCTCGGAAATCATGTCAGGCTTGTGCATACCACGATGTGAAACAGATTGAACAAGATATGGAG GGTCAGCagaatgttttattgtatggaTTTCACAGATCAAAGTCTGAAATGGATGTCCACAGCAATGTTTCCTCAGAATCTTTTACTACACAATTCCTTAGGGAG AGATCTCAAGTGTTCCTTACCCATACTCCTGCAGAAGCACCCCAGGGACGGAAGTCTGCACTAGGTCATCTGCCTGTCAGTCGAGAGGAAGTCAGCATTGCCAAGACAACCGTGCCAAAGAAAGGGCTCATTAAACTGACGGCACTGGATAACGAACTCAAAGATCCTCTTCTCTTTGAGAGGAAAGGAAAAGAAG TTTCACCCATGGAAGCAGTGCGGGAGCAACAGAGAAGGCAGCAGAAGTATGAAAAGCAAAGGAAAATGCTGATCCGGCGTAAAGACATCATGAATCAGGTGAACATTGGCAGTCTTCATTTGGCAGAGGAAAAGGAAAAACACGATTTAGAAATGCAAATAGAAAACTACACACTGGGAGATCTGCATCGCAACATCAATGAACTCACT AGCACAATAAAACATCCCTCAGCAGAGAATGTGAAAAGAGGCTGGAACAGTTTGACCTCCAACACAAAGACCATGACCTCTCAGCCCAGGGGGCTGGCCCTCCCAGCGATCAACACCATCAACCTGTTCTAA